The following coding sequences are from one Humulus lupulus chromosome X, drHumLupu1.1, whole genome shotgun sequence window:
- the LOC133807282 gene encoding uncharacterized protein LOC133807282 isoform X3, whose amino-acid sequence MTGGRCHRRKKMMGRGAVGGCGTEERPCPVSRVPVKIPATLPEVAEKTVSSVSVDFFSQAKKSLCLRSPFDSSDEALVSTVPTLPSGLARFLSRQSDSRKRHKKSHSGAEKKKSSRPSEKSKISNIWVETEEYFRDLTMSDIDALSEVSLFSTSATRKYFLIPGLGNARGAHAGCCSEEKVKFSNENGNFQDENVNSGHANEVVIENATGEKENEIVKEEVKVEDDEQSMDIDGVEDADMAQKTSSSVSEPSRGLEWLLGSRNKICLTTERPSKKRKLLGGDAGLEKVLVASSCDGNTSLCHFCSTDDSGKELNRLVSCSSCQVSVHRKCYGVQEDVDSSWLCSWCKQTTDSKDSTKPCVLCPKQGGALKPAHKSVKNEESVDFAHLFCSQWMPDVYVEDLVKMEPIMNIEAIKETHKKLVCNICKVKWGACVRCSHVSFLFGSGSCRTSFHPLCAREASHRMEVWGKHGCDNVELRAFCSKHSEVLDKSITYRSANPSVVSGSNSDSMDHLSEKENVSHRNGENTAVQLEVPDIISDRRDGESQGWNDSQPPNDLGTLEWGSDDVNVSNSNFILILKKLVDRGRINVEDVASEIGISSDSLSASLAGDTVVPDVQCKILKWFKSNVHLSSLHKNLKESDVADPVAVKSVPPRRRTKGNIRILNDPKMSKQSSQEIFIDKESIVNEVKADLPIGKEPEKSSEVSILHTVEKNLTDPGGVQLSTSMCLNEAGSPVERSNCNSQQSGQAEDVSIPQDSSVNADENPPCSVADLAVPSLLKTEAEAFHSFYMHPDICKKLLQMQSKVDVKTAATFEFNDGSKDGDISRFEVPTNTSDCCIHPTKYPRCEEKTCKADGVTLEELVLARKMGILDLSPKDEVEGEIIYYQSRLLSNAVARERFTDNLKFNVAKSLPRDVDLASMNRWDDVLVTQYLYELREAKKQGRKERRHKEAQAVLAAATAAAAASSRSSSFRKDAFEETTHQENMMKLNTTSVRFGGGSQLIPRAKETLQRVAAPRISLEKQTDFAQSLIDFSKEHPRSCDICRRSETILNPILVCCSCKVAVHLDCYRSVKESTGPWYCELCEELSSSRSSGAPAVNFWEKPYFVAECGLCGGTTGAFRKSSNGQWVHAFCAEWVFESRFKRGQVNSVEEMETVSKAVDLCLICRRKYGVCIKCNYGHCQATFHPSCARSAGFHMNIVKTSGGKQQHKAYCEKHSLEQRAKAETQRHGIEELKRFKQVRVELERLRLLCDRIIKREKLKRDLVFSSHEILSVKRDHVARSLLVQSPSFLHDVSSESVTTSLKGNTDGYKSCSEAIQRSDDITVDSTISVKHRSKVSGTMDDQRTEDDCTTSHNHLTRNHMERPQFSGKQIPHRPSVASNLVDDGGWRSKLKKQETFGKELVMTSDQANVKNMRLPKGYAYVPADCLSNEKQINQDSCSGEPLEPGG is encoded by the exons ATGACCGGAGGGAGATGTCACCGGCGGAAGAAGATGATGGGCAGGGGTGCGGTCGGAGGTTGTGGCACCGAGGAGAGGCCTTGTCCAGTGTCTAGGGTTCCGGTGAAGATTCCGGCGACTCTACCGGAGGTTGCAGAGAAGACGGTGTCGTCAGTTAGTGTCGATTTCTTTTCGCAAGCTAAGAAATCTTTGTGTTTGCGCTCTCCGTTTGATAGTTCCGATGAGGCTTTGGTATCGACTGTGCCCACCTTGCCGAGTGGGTTGGCTAGATTTTTGTCTAGGCAGTCAGATAGTCGGAAACGGCACAAGAAGTCTCATTCGGGTGCGGAGAAGAAGAAGTCTTCTCGGCCCAGTGAAAAATCCAAAATCTCTAACATTTGGGTTGAAACTGAAGAGTACTTCAGGGACTTGACAATGTCGGATATAGACGCGTTGTCCGAGGTGTCTCTGTTTAGTACTTCAGCTACTCGCAAGTATTTCTTGATTCCGGGTTTGGGAAATGCTAGGGGAGCACATGCAGGTTGTTGCAGTGAAGAGAAGGTGAAGTTCAGCAATGAAAATGGGAATTTCCAAGATGAGAATGTAAATTCTGGACATGCAAATGAGGTCGTTATAGAAAACGCTACTGGTGAAAAGGAAAATGAGATTGTGAAAGAGGAGGTAAAAGTAGAGGACGACGAGCAGTCTATGGACATTGATGGTGTGGAAGATGCTGATATGGCCCAGAAAACAAGTTCTTCCGTTTCAGAACCGTCTCGCGGTCTTGAATGGCTTTTAGGTTCGAGGAATAAGATTTGTTTGACTACGGAGCGTCCTTCGAAGAAACGAAAGCTTCTAGGGGGTGATGCAGGGTTGGAGAAAGTTTTGGTAGCTTCTTCTTGTGATGGGAATACATCCTTATGCCATTTTTGCTCCACTGATGATTCGGGGAAAGAATTGAACCGGTTGGTATCCTGTAGTTCTTGTCAGGTTTCTGTTCATCGGAAGTGTTATGGCGTACAAGAGGATGTAGACTCATCATGGCTGTGTTCATGGTGTAAACAGACGACTGATAGTAAGGATTCAACAAAGCCATGTGTCCTTTGCCCGAAGCAGGGTGGTGCTTTGAAACCTGCTCATAAAAGTGTTAAGAATGAAGAATCCGTGGATTTTGCTCATTTGTTTTGCTCTCAGTGGATGCCCGATGTTTATGTTGAGGACTTAGTGAAGATGGAGCCGATTATGAATATTGAAGCAATAAAAGAAACTCACAAAAAGCTAGTGTGTAACATATGCAAGGTGAAGTGGGGCGCTTGCGTTCGGTGCAGTCACG tttcttttctttttggttcAGGAAGTTGCAGGACTTCTTTTCATCCTCTATGTGCAAGGGAGGCTAGTCACAGAATGGAAGTTTGGGGAAAACATGGTTGTGATAAT GTTGAGTTAAGGGCTTTTTGTTCAAAGCACTCGGAAGTACTGGATAAAAGCATTACCTATCGGTCAGCAAACCCTTCTGTAGTTTCTGGAAGTAATTCTGATTCCATGGACCATCTTTCTGAGAAGGAAAATGTTAGCCATAGAAATGGAGAAAATACTGCAGTCCAATTAGAAGTGCCTGACATCATTTCTGACAGGCGTGATGGTGAATCTCAAGGGTGGAATGATTCACAGCCACCTAATGATCTGGGGACCCTTGAATGGGGCAGTGATGATGTTAATGTATCCAACtcaaattttatattaattttgaaGAAG TTGGTTGATCGCGGGAGAATAAATGTGGAAGACGTAGCATCTGAAATTGGCATCTCATCAGATTCTCTGTCTGCCTCGCTTGCT GGTGATACTGTAGTCCCTGATGTGCAGTGTAAAATACTTAAATGGTTTAAAAGCAATGTGCACTTATCTAGTCTACATAAAAATTTGAAAG AATCTGATGTTGCGGATCCTGTAGCTGTTAAATCAGTACCCCCACGACGTAGAACCAAAGGCAATATTAGGATTTTAAATGATCCCAAAATGTCAAAACAGTCATCTCAGGAGATTTTTATTGACAAAGAGTCAATAGTGAACGAGGTCAAGGCAGATCTACCAATTGGCAAAGAACCTGAGAAATCAAGCGAAGTATCCATTCTCCATACTGTTGAAAAG AACTTGACTGATCCTGGAGGGGTTCAACTTTCTACATCAATGTGCTTAAATGAAG CAGGCAGCCCAGTTGAACGTTCAAACTGCAACTCTCAACAAAGTGGTCAAGCAGAGGATGTTTCTATTCCTCAGGATTCTTCGGTGAATGCAGATGAAAATCCACCTTGTTCAGTTGCAGATTTAGCTGTTCCTAGTCTCCT AAAAACTGAAGCAGAGGCCTTTCATAGTTTCTATATGCATCCAGATATTTGCAAGAAACTACTGCAGATGCAGAGTAAGGTGGATGTAAAGACAGCTGCGACATTTGAGTTTAATGATG GTTCCAAAGATGGGGATATATCTCGTTTTGAGGTGCCCACTAACACCAGCGACTGTTGTATTCACCCAACTAAATATCCAAGGTGCGAAGAGAAGACTTGTAAAGCTGATGGAGTGACTTTAGAAGAGTTAGTTTTGGCTAGGAAAATGGGAATTCTGGATCTTTCTCCCAAAGATGAAGTGGAGGGGGAAATCATTTATTATCAGAGCAGGTTGCTGAGTAATGCAGTTGCAAGAGAGCGCTTTACTG ataatttaaaatttaatgttGCCAAGAGTCTGCCACGGGATGTTGATCTGGCTAGTATGAACAGATGGGATGATGTCCTTGTTACCCAGTATCTTTATGAGCTTAGGGAGGCAAAGAAGCAAGGGAGAAAGGAGAGAAGGCACAAGGAGGCACAAGCTGTGCTAGCAGCTGCAACTGCTGCTGCTGCCGCTTCTTCTAGGTCCTCTTCATTTAGGAAAGATGCCTTTGAGGAAACTACTCATCAAGAG AACATGATGAAGTTGAATACGACCAGTGTGAGGTTTGGAGGTGGTTCTCAGCTGATCCCACGGGCAAAAGAGACTCTTCAAAGAGTGGCTGCCCCTAGGATTTCGCTAGAGAAGCAAACTGATTTTGCACAGTCACTTATAGATTTCTCTAAAGAACACCCTAGATCATGTGACATCTGCAGACGTTCTGAGACAATATTAAATCCTATCCTAGTCTGTTGTAGTTGCAAG GTTGCAGTTCACCTGGATTGCTATCGTAGTGTTAAGGAATCTACTGGTCCATGGTACTGTGAGTTATGTGAAGAATTATCATCATCCAGAAGTTCTGGAGCTCCAGCTGTCAACTTCTGGGAGAAACCTTATTTTGTTGCTGAATGTGGGTTGTGCGGTGGCACAACTGGCGCTTTTAGGAAATCCTCTAATGGTCAATGGGTCCATGCTTTCTGTGCTGAG TGGGTCTTTGAGTCAAGATTCAAAAGAGGACAAGTAAATTCGGTTGAAGAAATG GAGACTGTGTCAAAGGCAGTGGACTTGTGCCTTATCTGCCGTCGCAAATATGGTGTTTGCATTAAG TGCAATTATGGCCATTGTCAGGCAACATTTCATCCATCCTGTGCCAGAAGTGCCGGTTTTCACATGAACATAGTAAAGACCTCTGGTGGAAAGCAGCAGCACAAGGCTTACTGTGAAAAGCATAGCTTGGAGCAAAGGGCTAAG GCTGAAACACAAAGACACGGAATTGAGGAGTTAAAGCGTTTTAAGCAAGTTAGG GTTGAGCTAGAGAGGTTACGTCTTCTTTGTGACAGGATCATCAAACGTGAAAAATTAAAG CGGGATCTGGTTTTTAGCTCACATGAGATACTTTCTGTGAAAAGAGATCATGTGGCTCGTTCTTTGCTTGTTCAAAGTCCCTCCTTTCTTCACGATGTCAGTTCAGAATCCGTTACAACATCTCTTAAGGGCAACACAGATGGTTATAAATCATGCAGTGAAGCAATTCAACGTTCAGATGACATAACCGTGGACAGCACAATTTCTGTCAAGCACCGAAGTAAAGTGTCTGGTACCATGGATGACCAAAGGACGGAAGATGACTGCACCACATCTCATAATCATCTTACCCGGAACCATATGGAGAGGCCACAATTTTCAGGAAAACAGATTCCTCATAGACCTTCCGTCGCCAGTAATCTCGTAGATGATGGAGGATGGAGGTCAAAGTTGAAAAAG CAAGAGACATTTGGGAAAGAGCTGGTAATGACATCAGATCAAGCGAATGTGAAAAACATGCGCTTACCTAAAGGTTATGCATATGTTCCTGCTGATTGTCTTTCAAATGAGAAGCAGATCAATCAGGACTCCTGCTCTGGTGAACCATTAGAACCTGGTGGGTAG
- the LOC133807282 gene encoding uncharacterized protein LOC133807282 isoform X6, with protein MTGGRCHRRKKMMGRGAVGGCGTEERPCPVSRVPVKIPATLPEVAEKTVSSVSVDFFSQAKKSLCLRSPFDSSDEALVSTVPTLPSGLARFLSRQSDSRKRHKKSHSGAEKKKSSRPSEKSKISNIWVETEEYFRDLTMSDIDALSEVSLFSTSATRKYFLIPGLGNARGAHAGCCSEEKVKFSNENGNFQDENVNSGHANEVVIENATGEKENEIVKEEVKVEDDEQSMDIDGVEDADMAQKTSSSVSEPSRGLEWLLGSRNKICLTTERPSKKRKLLGGDAGLEKVLVASSCDGNTSLCHFCSTDDSGKELNRLVSCSSCQVSVHRKCYGVQEDVDSSWLCSWCKQTTDSKDSTKPCVLCPKQGGALKPAHKSVKNEESVDFAHLFCSQWMPDVYVEDLVKMEPIMNIEAIKETHKKLVCNICKVKWGACVRCSHVSFLFGSGSCRTSFHPLCAREASHRMEVWGKHGCDNVELRAFCSKHSEVLDKSITYRSANPSVVSGSNSDSMDHLSEKENVSHRNGENTAVQLEVPDIISDRRDGESQGWNDSQPPNDLGTLEWGSDDVNVSNSNFILILKKLVDRGRINVEDVASEIGISSDSLSASLAGDTVVPDVQCKILKWFKSNVHLSSLHKNLKESDVADPVAVKSVPPRRRTKGNIRILNDPKMSKQSSQEIFIDKESIVNEVKADLPIGKEPEKSSEVSILHTVEKVLLNLTDPGGVQLSTSMCLNEAGSPVERSNCNSQQSGQAEDVSIPQDSSVNADENPPCSVADLAVPSLLKTEAEAFHSFYMHPDICKKLLQMQSKVDVKTAATFEFNDDNLKFNVAKSLPRDVDLASMNRWDDVLVTQYLYELREAKKQGRKERRHKEAQAVLAAATAAAAASSRSSSFRKDAFEETTHQENMMKLNTTSVRFGGGSQLIPRAKETLQRVAAPRISLEKQTDFAQSLIDFSKEHPRSCDICRRSETILNPILVCCSCKVAVHLDCYRSVKESTGPWYCELCEELSSSRSSGAPAVNFWEKPYFVAECGLCGGTTGAFRKSSNGQWVHAFCAEWVFESRFKRGQVNSVEEMETVSKAVDLCLICRRKYGVCIKCNYGHCQATFHPSCARSAGFHMNIVKTSGGKQQHKAYCEKHSLEQRAKAETQRHGIEELKRFKQVRVELERLRLLCDRIIKREKLKRDLVFSSHEILSVKRDHVARSLLVQSPSFLHDVSSESVTTSLKGNTDGYKSCSEAIQRSDDITVDSTISVKHRSKVSGTMDDQRTEDDCTTSHNHLTRNHMERPQFSGKQIPHRPSVASNLVDDGGWRSKLKKQETFGKELVMTSDQANVKNMRLPKGYAYVPADCLSNEKQINQDSCSGEPLEPGG; from the exons ATGACCGGAGGGAGATGTCACCGGCGGAAGAAGATGATGGGCAGGGGTGCGGTCGGAGGTTGTGGCACCGAGGAGAGGCCTTGTCCAGTGTCTAGGGTTCCGGTGAAGATTCCGGCGACTCTACCGGAGGTTGCAGAGAAGACGGTGTCGTCAGTTAGTGTCGATTTCTTTTCGCAAGCTAAGAAATCTTTGTGTTTGCGCTCTCCGTTTGATAGTTCCGATGAGGCTTTGGTATCGACTGTGCCCACCTTGCCGAGTGGGTTGGCTAGATTTTTGTCTAGGCAGTCAGATAGTCGGAAACGGCACAAGAAGTCTCATTCGGGTGCGGAGAAGAAGAAGTCTTCTCGGCCCAGTGAAAAATCCAAAATCTCTAACATTTGGGTTGAAACTGAAGAGTACTTCAGGGACTTGACAATGTCGGATATAGACGCGTTGTCCGAGGTGTCTCTGTTTAGTACTTCAGCTACTCGCAAGTATTTCTTGATTCCGGGTTTGGGAAATGCTAGGGGAGCACATGCAGGTTGTTGCAGTGAAGAGAAGGTGAAGTTCAGCAATGAAAATGGGAATTTCCAAGATGAGAATGTAAATTCTGGACATGCAAATGAGGTCGTTATAGAAAACGCTACTGGTGAAAAGGAAAATGAGATTGTGAAAGAGGAGGTAAAAGTAGAGGACGACGAGCAGTCTATGGACATTGATGGTGTGGAAGATGCTGATATGGCCCAGAAAACAAGTTCTTCCGTTTCAGAACCGTCTCGCGGTCTTGAATGGCTTTTAGGTTCGAGGAATAAGATTTGTTTGACTACGGAGCGTCCTTCGAAGAAACGAAAGCTTCTAGGGGGTGATGCAGGGTTGGAGAAAGTTTTGGTAGCTTCTTCTTGTGATGGGAATACATCCTTATGCCATTTTTGCTCCACTGATGATTCGGGGAAAGAATTGAACCGGTTGGTATCCTGTAGTTCTTGTCAGGTTTCTGTTCATCGGAAGTGTTATGGCGTACAAGAGGATGTAGACTCATCATGGCTGTGTTCATGGTGTAAACAGACGACTGATAGTAAGGATTCAACAAAGCCATGTGTCCTTTGCCCGAAGCAGGGTGGTGCTTTGAAACCTGCTCATAAAAGTGTTAAGAATGAAGAATCCGTGGATTTTGCTCATTTGTTTTGCTCTCAGTGGATGCCCGATGTTTATGTTGAGGACTTAGTGAAGATGGAGCCGATTATGAATATTGAAGCAATAAAAGAAACTCACAAAAAGCTAGTGTGTAACATATGCAAGGTGAAGTGGGGCGCTTGCGTTCGGTGCAGTCACG tttcttttctttttggttcAGGAAGTTGCAGGACTTCTTTTCATCCTCTATGTGCAAGGGAGGCTAGTCACAGAATGGAAGTTTGGGGAAAACATGGTTGTGATAAT GTTGAGTTAAGGGCTTTTTGTTCAAAGCACTCGGAAGTACTGGATAAAAGCATTACCTATCGGTCAGCAAACCCTTCTGTAGTTTCTGGAAGTAATTCTGATTCCATGGACCATCTTTCTGAGAAGGAAAATGTTAGCCATAGAAATGGAGAAAATACTGCAGTCCAATTAGAAGTGCCTGACATCATTTCTGACAGGCGTGATGGTGAATCTCAAGGGTGGAATGATTCACAGCCACCTAATGATCTGGGGACCCTTGAATGGGGCAGTGATGATGTTAATGTATCCAACtcaaattttatattaattttgaaGAAG TTGGTTGATCGCGGGAGAATAAATGTGGAAGACGTAGCATCTGAAATTGGCATCTCATCAGATTCTCTGTCTGCCTCGCTTGCT GGTGATACTGTAGTCCCTGATGTGCAGTGTAAAATACTTAAATGGTTTAAAAGCAATGTGCACTTATCTAGTCTACATAAAAATTTGAAAG AATCTGATGTTGCGGATCCTGTAGCTGTTAAATCAGTACCCCCACGACGTAGAACCAAAGGCAATATTAGGATTTTAAATGATCCCAAAATGTCAAAACAGTCATCTCAGGAGATTTTTATTGACAAAGAGTCAATAGTGAACGAGGTCAAGGCAGATCTACCAATTGGCAAAGAACCTGAGAAATCAAGCGAAGTATCCATTCTCCATACTGTTGAAAAGGTACTATTG AACTTGACTGATCCTGGAGGGGTTCAACTTTCTACATCAATGTGCTTAAATGAAG CAGGCAGCCCAGTTGAACGTTCAAACTGCAACTCTCAACAAAGTGGTCAAGCAGAGGATGTTTCTATTCCTCAGGATTCTTCGGTGAATGCAGATGAAAATCCACCTTGTTCAGTTGCAGATTTAGCTGTTCCTAGTCTCCT AAAAACTGAAGCAGAGGCCTTTCATAGTTTCTATATGCATCCAGATATTTGCAAGAAACTACTGCAGATGCAGAGTAAGGTGGATGTAAAGACAGCTGCGACATTTGAGTTTAATGATG ataatttaaaatttaatgttGCCAAGAGTCTGCCACGGGATGTTGATCTGGCTAGTATGAACAGATGGGATGATGTCCTTGTTACCCAGTATCTTTATGAGCTTAGGGAGGCAAAGAAGCAAGGGAGAAAGGAGAGAAGGCACAAGGAGGCACAAGCTGTGCTAGCAGCTGCAACTGCTGCTGCTGCCGCTTCTTCTAGGTCCTCTTCATTTAGGAAAGATGCCTTTGAGGAAACTACTCATCAAGAG AACATGATGAAGTTGAATACGACCAGTGTGAGGTTTGGAGGTGGTTCTCAGCTGATCCCACGGGCAAAAGAGACTCTTCAAAGAGTGGCTGCCCCTAGGATTTCGCTAGAGAAGCAAACTGATTTTGCACAGTCACTTATAGATTTCTCTAAAGAACACCCTAGATCATGTGACATCTGCAGACGTTCTGAGACAATATTAAATCCTATCCTAGTCTGTTGTAGTTGCAAG GTTGCAGTTCACCTGGATTGCTATCGTAGTGTTAAGGAATCTACTGGTCCATGGTACTGTGAGTTATGTGAAGAATTATCATCATCCAGAAGTTCTGGAGCTCCAGCTGTCAACTTCTGGGAGAAACCTTATTTTGTTGCTGAATGTGGGTTGTGCGGTGGCACAACTGGCGCTTTTAGGAAATCCTCTAATGGTCAATGGGTCCATGCTTTCTGTGCTGAG TGGGTCTTTGAGTCAAGATTCAAAAGAGGACAAGTAAATTCGGTTGAAGAAATG GAGACTGTGTCAAAGGCAGTGGACTTGTGCCTTATCTGCCGTCGCAAATATGGTGTTTGCATTAAG TGCAATTATGGCCATTGTCAGGCAACATTTCATCCATCCTGTGCCAGAAGTGCCGGTTTTCACATGAACATAGTAAAGACCTCTGGTGGAAAGCAGCAGCACAAGGCTTACTGTGAAAAGCATAGCTTGGAGCAAAGGGCTAAG GCTGAAACACAAAGACACGGAATTGAGGAGTTAAAGCGTTTTAAGCAAGTTAGG GTTGAGCTAGAGAGGTTACGTCTTCTTTGTGACAGGATCATCAAACGTGAAAAATTAAAG CGGGATCTGGTTTTTAGCTCACATGAGATACTTTCTGTGAAAAGAGATCATGTGGCTCGTTCTTTGCTTGTTCAAAGTCCCTCCTTTCTTCACGATGTCAGTTCAGAATCCGTTACAACATCTCTTAAGGGCAACACAGATGGTTATAAATCATGCAGTGAAGCAATTCAACGTTCAGATGACATAACCGTGGACAGCACAATTTCTGTCAAGCACCGAAGTAAAGTGTCTGGTACCATGGATGACCAAAGGACGGAAGATGACTGCACCACATCTCATAATCATCTTACCCGGAACCATATGGAGAGGCCACAATTTTCAGGAAAACAGATTCCTCATAGACCTTCCGTCGCCAGTAATCTCGTAGATGATGGAGGATGGAGGTCAAAGTTGAAAAAG CAAGAGACATTTGGGAAAGAGCTGGTAATGACATCAGATCAAGCGAATGTGAAAAACATGCGCTTACCTAAAGGTTATGCATATGTTCCTGCTGATTGTCTTTCAAATGAGAAGCAGATCAATCAGGACTCCTGCTCTGGTGAACCATTAGAACCTGGTGGGTAG